One genomic segment of Helianthus annuus cultivar XRQ/B chromosome 14, HanXRQr2.0-SUNRISE, whole genome shotgun sequence includes these proteins:
- the LOC110904194 gene encoding alcohol-forming fatty acyl-CoA reductase: MELDSILDFLDSKTILITGATGFLAKIFVEKILRVQPNVKKLYLLVRATDAKSALQRFNKEAVAKDLFNILKEKHGANLQSFLSEKVTPVAGDITYENLGVKDSGLIEEMWGNIDVVVNVAATTNFDERYDIALALNTFGAINVLNFASKCVQIKLLLHVSTAYVAGETPGLILETPYLLGKTLNDANGLDINTEKKIIEERLKELSYDKTSTDKSITLAMKDLGVERANKFGWPNTYVFTKALGEMILGHLKGDMPLVILRPTIITSTYKEPFPGWIEGIRTIDSLAVGYGKGQLSCFLGDPESIIDAIPADMVVNAMIATMVAHANQPSCEIIYHVGSSVSNPLKYKSIQQSGYKYFSKHPWINKEGKPVIVSEVKVLNSMASFQRYFSLRYLLPLQGLQVANLALCHAFNGTYTNLKRKTNFVLRLVELYKPYLFSKSFYDDMNTEKLRRLVRENEADMFYFDPKTINWAVYFENTHLPGAVKHVFK, encoded by the exons ATGGAGTTGGATAgcattcttgattttcttgatagCAAGACCATTTTAATCACCGGTGCCACTGGTTTTCTTGCTAAAA TATTTGTGGAGAAGATTCTTAGAGTTCAACCAAATGTGAAAAAGTTATATCTTCTTGTGAGGGCAACCGATGCCAAATCCGCTTTGCAACGTTTCAATAAGGAG GCAGTGGCAAAGGACTTGTTCAATATCTTGAAAGAGAAGCATGGTGCAAATCTTCAGTCTTTCTTGTCGGAAAAGGTAACTCCGGTGGCCGGAGACATCACCTATGAAAATTTGGGAGTAAAAGACTCTGGTTTGATTGAAGAGATGTGGGGAAATATTGATGTTGTTGTGAATGTAGCTGCCACCACCAACTTTGATGAAAG ATACGACATTGCATTAGCTTTGAATACATTTGGAGCCATAAATGTTTTAAATTTTGCTAGCAAATGCGTTCAAATAAAGTTGCTTCTTCACGTGTCCACTG CTTATGTTGCTGGTGAGACACCCGGGCTCATACTAGAAACTCCATATCTATTGGGGAAGACACTTAATGATGCAAATGGGCTTGACATCAACACAGAGAAGAAGATCATCGAAGAGAGATTAAAAGAACTTAGCTATGATAAAACATCTACAGATAAATCGATTACATTGGCCATGAAAGATTTGGGTGTTGAAAG GGCAAATAAATTTGGATGGCCGAATACGTATGTTTTTACAAAAGCATTAGGAGAAATGATTCTTGGACACTTGAAAGGAGACATGCCGTTAGTCATTCTTCGACCAACTATCATCACTAGCACCTACAAAGAACCCTTCCCTGGTTGGATTGAGGGAATAAG AACAATCGATAGCTTGGCGGTTGGCTATGGCAAGGGACAGTTATCATGCTTCCTTGGTGATCCCGAATCCATAATCGACGCG ATACCTGCAGACATGGTAGTGAATGCTATGATTGCGACGATGGTAGCTCATGCAAATCAACCGTCATGTGAAATAATATACCATGTTGGATCATCGGTATCGAACCCATTGAaatacaaatcaattcaacaaaGTGGGTATAAGTATTTTTCAAAGCATCCATGGATTAACAAAGAAGGCAAACCGGTTATAGTTAGCGAAGTTAAAGTGTTGAACTCCATGGCTAGCTTTCAAAGATATTTTTCTCTTCGTTATTTACTCCCATTACAG GGTTTGCAAGTTGCAAATTTAGCTTTATGTCATGCTTTCAATGGAACTTACACAAATCTTAAAAGAAAGACCAATTTTGTGTTGCGGTTGGTGGAGTTGTACAAACCCTATTTGTTCTCAAAAAGCTT CTACGATGATATGAATACTGAAAAACTCCGTCGACTAGTTAGAGAAAACGAGGCCGATATGTTCTATTTTGATCCCAAGACAATTAATTGGGCCGTTTATTTCGAGAATACACACCTTCCTGGTGCTGTGAAACATGTATTTAAATGA